A DNA window from Streptomyces parvus contains the following coding sequences:
- a CDS encoding PP2C family protein-serine/threonine phosphatase, with protein sequence MGTTGIPTQQVGIPHRPESPLWNLDATILLVEDDAGDALLVEEMLADSELESALTWCKTLGEARTFLRASAAPVCVLLDLHLPDVHGLDAVRQILDTDGEAAIVVLTGLEDSGTGLRAVAGGAQDYLVKGRLGPEILSRAIRYALQRKEVERAAAALRANQLMAQENARLERGLLPVPLLRDDRFRARARYEPGRVHGLLSGDFYDVVQTADGTVHAVIGDVSGHGAAEAALGVCLRVAWRTAVLCGTSQVEQTALLEEILVAERSDTHVFATVTSLVFSPDQGSVQILRAGHPGLLLRQGTDVRWVEPEGGMALGLLPGMGRWPTVAVPLSPGAGLVLFTDGLFEGRDGPDSRLGEEGLLAMAEANGHLPASAFVDALVAGAAEGAAPYGGLADDVAVLHLGWRTEDDEH encoded by the coding sequence GTGGGCACCACCGGCATTCCCACGCAACAAGTCGGCATCCCGCACCGCCCCGAGTCGCCGCTGTGGAACCTCGACGCGACGATCCTCCTGGTGGAGGACGACGCGGGCGACGCGCTCCTCGTCGAGGAGATGCTCGCCGACAGCGAGCTGGAGTCAGCCCTCACGTGGTGCAAGACGCTGGGCGAAGCCCGTACGTTTCTGCGGGCATCCGCCGCACCGGTGTGCGTGCTCCTGGATCTGCACCTCCCCGATGTCCACGGCCTGGACGCCGTACGCCAGATTCTGGACACCGACGGCGAGGCAGCGATCGTCGTCCTCACCGGTCTGGAGGATTCGGGCACCGGACTCCGCGCGGTCGCCGGAGGCGCCCAGGACTACCTGGTCAAGGGCCGCCTCGGCCCGGAAATCCTCTCGCGCGCGATCCGCTACGCCCTGCAGCGCAAGGAAGTGGAACGGGCCGCCGCGGCTCTGCGCGCCAACCAGCTGATGGCCCAGGAGAACGCCCGCCTGGAGCGCGGACTCCTGCCCGTGCCCCTGCTGCGGGACGACCGGTTCCGCGCCCGCGCCCGCTACGAGCCGGGGCGGGTCCACGGCCTGCTGAGCGGTGACTTCTACGATGTCGTGCAGACCGCGGACGGCACGGTGCACGCGGTGATCGGCGATGTCTCCGGGCACGGCGCGGCCGAGGCCGCGCTCGGCGTGTGCCTCCGGGTGGCCTGGCGTACCGCCGTGCTGTGCGGCACCTCCCAGGTCGAGCAGACGGCTCTGCTGGAGGAGATCCTGGTCGCCGAGCGCTCGGACACGCACGTGTTCGCCACGGTCACGTCCCTGGTCTTCTCGCCCGACCAGGGAAGCGTCCAGATCCTGCGGGCCGGTCACCCCGGTCTGCTGCTGCGCCAGGGCACCGATGTGAGGTGGGTGGAGCCCGAGGGCGGTATGGCGCTCGGGCTGCTGCCGGGAATGGGACGATGGCCGACCGTGGCCGTCCCGCTGTCACCCGGCGCGGGTCTGGTGCTCTTCACCGACGGGCTCTTCGAAGGGCGCGACGGACCGGACAGCAGACTGGGCGAGGAAGGGCTGCTGGCGATGGCGGAGGCCAACGGACATCTGCCGGCCTCCGCGTTCGTCGACGCCCTGGTGGCGGGAGCCGCCGAGGGGGCCGCGCCGTACGGCGGGCTCGCGGACGATGTGGCCGTACTGCACCTGGGTTGGAGAACGGAAGACGATGAGCACTGA
- a CDS encoding RNA polymerase sigma factor SigF, producing MTAMSARVTGTTPLSDDRTGVRTADVSGELPWVEDAGKIAPQDARALSKIFFDRLQVLEEGTHEHQYARNTLIEMNLSLVRFAASRFRNRGGDDTEDIIQVGTIGLIKAIDRFDLSREVEFATFAVPYIVGEIKRFFRDTTWSVHVPRRLQELRVDLAKAKEQLSARLDRDPTVKELAAHLDLPEEEIIEGLVAANGYSAGSLDTPSAESDSGQEQRAYADVLGEPDPGMETVENLHTLAPLLEQLDDRERRIVQMRFGAEMTQAQIGAELGVSQMHVSRLLSRIVQQLRKGMSVEA from the coding sequence ATGACGGCGATGTCAGCACGAGTGACCGGGACGACGCCGCTGAGCGACGACCGCACCGGCGTGCGGACGGCGGACGTCTCCGGCGAGCTGCCCTGGGTCGAGGACGCCGGAAAGATCGCCCCCCAGGACGCACGGGCCCTGTCGAAGATCTTCTTCGACCGGCTCCAGGTCCTGGAGGAGGGCACGCACGAGCACCAGTACGCGCGCAACACCCTCATCGAGATGAACCTCTCGCTGGTGCGCTTCGCCGCGTCCCGGTTCCGCAACCGCGGCGGCGACGACACCGAGGACATCATCCAGGTCGGCACGATCGGCCTGATCAAGGCGATCGACCGGTTCGACCTGTCCCGCGAGGTCGAGTTCGCCACCTTCGCCGTTCCCTACATCGTCGGGGAGATCAAGCGGTTCTTCCGCGACACCACCTGGTCGGTGCATGTGCCGCGGCGTCTCCAGGAGCTGCGCGTGGACCTGGCCAAGGCGAAGGAGCAGCTCTCCGCCCGGCTCGACCGCGACCCCACCGTCAAGGAGCTGGCCGCCCACCTCGACCTCCCCGAGGAGGAGATCATCGAGGGGCTCGTGGCCGCCAACGGCTACTCGGCCGGTTCGCTCGACACCCCGTCCGCGGAGAGCGACTCGGGCCAGGAGCAGCGGGCGTACGCCGATGTCCTCGGCGAGCCGGATCCGGGTATGGAGACCGTCGAGAACCTGCACACCCTGGCCCCGCTGCTGGAGCAGCTCGACGACCGGGAGCGCCGGATCGTGCAGATGCGGTTCGGGGCGGAGATGACGCAGGCGCAGATCGGCGCGGAGCTGGGCGTGTCCCAGATGCATGTGTCGCGGCTGCTCAGCCGGATCGTCCAGCAGTTGCGCAAGGGTATGAGCGTCGAGGCGTGA